ACTCCATCACTGCATTTAGTGCAGCGTCTGCATCGTTATAATTGTTATACGAAAGTTGTTTGCCGCTAATTTTTGTTGCATTTAATAGGGATGCCGACGTATCACTGGAATTGACAAAAACATCTGCTTGTTGGTGAGGATTTTCACCATATCTTAAGGTGTCTTTTTTCTCCGCTAGTATGCTCAAAAACTTCCCTCCGGAAAGATATTCTGTTATCGCCCCATCATATTGGGCGGTGTGTGAAAAAGCTTTTACAGCTAGCTCTTTTCTCAGTTCTTTTGATATATCGCCTTGTGTTTTTAGTTTATCTAAAATTAAACTGTAATCTTGTGTGTCAACCAACACTATGCACTTATTGTAATTTTTAGCAGCAGCTCTTACCATGGTTGGTCCGCCAATATCAATATTTTCTAGAGCGGTGTCTAAGTCAGTATCTTTAGATTTAATTACTTCTGTAAAGGGATATAAGTTCACTGCCACCAAGTCGATTCTTTTAATATCAAGTTTGTCTAGTTCCCCTTGGTGAGCTTCACTTTCCTTTGCCAAAATTCCTCCATGAATCTTAGGATGTAATGTTTTTACTCGTCCATCTAATATCTCAGGTGACCCAGTAACTTCTTCTACAGGAGTTACGCTCACTCCACTGTCTTTTAGAAATCTTGCTGTATTTCCAGTAGAAACAATTTCTACACCCATTTTTTGTAGGCTTTTTGCTAGTTCTTCTGCTCCTTTTTTATCCCACAAAGATATCAGTGCTCGTTTAATGTTCAACTTGTCTCCTCCTTTACGTATACCGTGCGATTTTTGATAGTTATTTTATCTTTACATAGAAGCTTTACAACTTGTGGGTAAAGCTTATGCTCTTTTTGTTGAATTTTAACAAGTAAACTTTTTACACAATCACTTTCAGCAATAGTCACTGCCTCTTGGGCTATAATAGGACCATGATCTAACTTATTATCTACAAAATGCACCGTACACCCAGTTACTTTAACACCATAGTCTAAAGCCTGATGAATCGCGTTTAAACCAGGGAATGCCGGAAGCAACGAAGGGTGAATATTTATGATTTTATTTTTATAGCAATCCACCACTTCTTTTTTTAGTATACGCATAAAGCCAGCCAATAAAATGTAATGGGGGCTGACTTTGTTCAAAATTTCAATAAGTTCTTGACTGAACTCCTTGTCCTTAAGCTTAAAAACTGGAATGTTATTCTCTCTGGCTATTTTTTCTGCACCACATGCTTTATCCACAATAAGTGCAGTTACTTTCCCATTTATTTCACCTTTTGCAATATAGTCCAAAATAGTGGCAAAGTTGCTTCCTCTTCCCGAAGCCATAACAACTAGTTTTTTCATTTTAGAATCACTTTCTTGCCACCTGCTACAAGCTCTCCAATTTGAGTGGCATCGTATCCGGCAGCTTGTATTATTTTTAAAGCTTTATCTGCTTCTAACTCAGATACAACCACCACATATCCTACACCCATGTTAAAAGTGGTGTACATTTCTTTAACATCAATTTCCCCTAATTTTTGCATCTTAGCAAAAATTTCTGGTGTTTTTATTTTATCTGTATACACTACACAACTTAACCCCTCTGGCAATACCCTAGGAATGTTGTTAACAAGTCCCCCTCCAGTTATATGAGCCATAGCCTTTATCTCTAATTTTTCTAATAGCTTTTTTACAACAGGTACGTAAATCTCCGTTGGAGTCAATATATCTTCAATATGCTCCTCTAACTGAGGATAATGCTCAATAAGCTTTCTAACTAAAGAAAAACCATTGGAGTGAATTCCAGTTGAAGCTATGCCGATAAGCACATCTTTTTCTTTACACTTTGAGCCATCAATAATTTGATCTTTTTCCACAACACCTACTGAAAACCCAGCTACATCATATTTAGAAGGAGCATAGAATCCCGGCATTTCCGCTGTTTCTCCACCTACAAGGGCCATTTCGCTTTTTTTACAAGCAGCTGTTATTCCTTCTAACAGCTGTTTAACTGTGTTAGGATCCAACTTGCCTACCGCTAAGTAATCTAAAAAAAATAGCGGTTTGGCACCACAAGTAATTATATCGTTTACGCACATGGCAACTACATCCTGACCGACGACACCATGGGCATTATGCTTTATGGCAAGCTCTAGTTTTGTGCCAACTCCATCGGTTCCAGAAACTAATATCGGCTGTCCATACTTGGAGGTATCAAGCTGAAACATTCCACCAAATCCTCCTAATCCACCTACCACTCCCTCTGTATTCGTAGATTTTGCTAAATCCGAATAAGTGTCCACCATTTTATCTGCTTTATCAATATCTACTCCCGATGATTTGTAGTTGAACTTCATTTGCAACACCCCATTTTCACTGGATATTTTCCGGTAAAGCAAGCATCACAAAGCCCGTCTTTAACACCGACTCCCTCTAAAAGTTCTTTTGGCGTTAAAAACGCCAAACTATCTGCTTTAATAGCCTTTGTCATTTCCTCTAAACTACTATTTGCAGCTAGTAGCTCTCCCTGAGAAGATGTATCTATTCCCAAATGACAAGGATGAGTAACTGGAGGAGCTGAAATACGTACATGGACTTCTTTTGCTCCACCTTGTTTTAACATTTCTACAATCTTACGGCTGGTAGTACCCCTTACTATCGAGTCGTCAACCATAATAACTTTTTTACCTTTGATAACGCTATTTATGACGTTTAACTTTAGATTAACCCCCGCAATTCTTCCTTCTTGACTAGGTTTTATAAACGTTCTACCAACATACCTGTTTCTAATGAGAGCTGATTCATAAGGAATGCCTAAACCTTCTGCTAACCCAGCCGCTGCTGACAAAGAAGAGTCAGGAACACCGGTAACAATATCTCCTTTTGCAGGGTGATATTTTGCCAGTACTTTACCTAAATTTTTGCGGACTGTGTGTACATTCTTACCCATAAAGTCACTGTCTGGACGAGAAAAGTAAATGTACTCAAAAGAACAAAAGGCCCTTTTTTTGCTATAAAGGATGTTATCCCATTCTAAACCTTCTGAGGAAATAGTTAACATTTCTCCTGGCTCTATTTCACGGACTAACTTCGCACCGACAATGTCTAGTGCACAACTTTCTGAAGCTACTATATATTGGTCATCTTTTCGACCTAGCACAAGGGGTCTAATTCCCAAAGGATCCCTTATGGCTATCAACTTATCTTCAGTCATTAAAAGTAAAGAGTAGGCTCCTCTTACTTGCCCTAAAGCTGAAGCTATTGCTCCTTCTAAATCGTCACTACTCGCTCGTGAAAGTAGATGGGCGATAACTTCGCTATCGTTTGTACTGTGAAAAATAGAGCCTTGCTGCTCCAGTTGATGTCTCAAGGTTTGAGCATTTACTAAGTTGCCGTTATGAGCTAGCGCTGCTTGACCTAATTTACAATTGAAGAGCAAGGGTTGACAGTTTTCTATACTGCCTCCCCCTGATGTGGAATAGCGAACATGCCCTATACCCAAATGACCTTTGTATTGGCTGCTTGCAAAATCTTTAAAAACCTCGTCTACCAACCCTACACCTTTGTGACTCTTTAGTTGCTTCCCATCACTTACAACTACCCCTGCACTCTCCTGCCCTCTATGTTGCAGTGAGATAAGGCCGTAGTATAGTGAAGGAGCCACATCCTTGGCTCCAAACACTCCGAAAACCCCACATTCTTCAGGCATTCTATCTAGATTATCTTTCACCGTCCATCACTCCCTGCAAGACATTGTTATAAATGTCAGAAATCTTTGCTACATCTAAAGCGATCAAATTTCTACCGCTATTTTTTAAATAGATGCCTTCTTTAACAGTTTTTCCTAATTGAACAACATTTTCCATCGACTGTTCAAACTGTTCTTTGTGTTCAGGTGATATTGAAACTAGATATCCACCATGCTCACCATATAGGATTTGGTTTAATTCATCTGCTTGTATCGACAGCTCAGCTCCTAGATTTCCTTTGACACTGCTTTTCATAACTGCTACAGCTAAACCACCTTGAGATATGTCTAAAGCAGACTTTACAATGCCATTAGCAATACTAGAAATTAGTTTTTTAGATATGCTTTTCTCTTTTACAAGATTCGGTCTATCAATTTCGCCTTCCACCTTACCATTGACGATATTCTGGGCTAGACTGCCACTTAGATTATAATTTAAGTTACCTACAATATACAGTAAATCTCCTTCTTTTTTAAAGGCTGGAGTAGTGATTTTTTTAATATCTTCTACAATACCTACCATACCTACAACCGGTGTCGGTAAAATTTTATGAGTTGGGCCTTCATTATACAAACTTACATTGCCTCCTACCACAGGAGTATCTAGTATCTTTGTGGCTTCCGCCATGCCTTTAATAACATTGGAATATACCCAGTAATTTTCGCTATCTTCGGGGTTAGGAAAGTTAAGGCAGTCAGTTACAGCTGCCGGTGTTATTCCAGTGGCCGATAAATTACGATAAGCCTCTAGCACAACGTTCATACCGCCGTTGTATGGAGAAAGATATGGATACTGGGGGTTACAATCAGTGGTTACTCCAATACCTTTATTTGTTCCTTTTATGCGGAACACTCCAGCATTTTGACCAGGAGAAATCACTGTGTTTGCACCTACATGTTGATCGTACTGCTGATATACCCACCTTTTAGAAGCTACGTTTGGATGAGATATAAGGTCTGTCCACATTTTATTGTGGTCAAACTCACCTAGAGAAGATGGTTCTTTAGGCATTTCTTCGATATACTTTGGTTTTTTGGATTCGGGTTGTCTAACAGGCACACCTTCTGTTATTGATTCAGCGGGGATTTTACCTTCTAGTTTTCCTTTATGGTACATGGAAATAATCCCGTCCTCAGTTACTTCCCCAATTACGCTAGCGGACAAATCCCACTTTTTAAAAGACTTTTTAACATCTTCTACACCCTCTGGCTTCACAACGTAAAGCATTCTTTCTTGAGATTCAGAAAGCATAATTTCAGTTGCGTTCATATTTCTCTCTCTTAGATGTACATTGTCTAAGTTAATCTTCATTCCTGTGCCACTTCTTTCCGCCATTTCACAGCAGGCAGAAGTTAGTCCAGCTGCTCCTAAATCTTGCACACCTACAACGTTTTCATTATCAATAAGCTCAAGACAAGCTTCCAAAAGCAGCTTTTCCATAAATGGATCTCCCACCTGAACTTGAGGCCTACTACTTTCGGTATCTTCCTCAAGGTCAGCAGAAGCAAATGAAGCTCCAGCAATACCATCTCGTCCTGTGCTGGCTCCAACTAACATAACTAAGTTACCAACACCTTCGGCGGTTCCTTTTTTAATTTTATCTAGATCCACAAGTCCTAGGCACATAGCGTTAACCAGTGGATTTTGTTGATAGCTTTCATCAAAGTAAACTTCTCCACCTACGTTAGCTATTCCTAAACAGTTTCCATAGTGGGATATACCACTTACGACACCTTCGATTAAATATTGAGTCCTAGCGCTGTTGATATTTCCAAAGCGCAAAGAGTTTAATATAGCTACTGGTCTTGCTCCCATAGAAAAGATATCTCTAACAATACCTCCTACACCGGTGGCTGCTCCTTGGAATGGTTCAACTGCTGAAGGATGATTGTGGCTTTCTATTTTAAAAGCTAATCCTTTGTTATCACCAATATCAATAATTCCCGCATTTTCTCCCGGACCTTGCACTACTTTTTCCCCTTTTGTGGGAAAGTGCTTTAGTAAAGGTTTAGAGTGTTTATAGGAACAATGCTCGCTCCATAACACTCCATACATATTCAACTCTAAATCATTTGGCTTGCGATCCAGATGTTGACAAATCGTTTCATATTCATGCTTTGTTAATCCAACGGTTTCCCATACATTAGCCATACTACACCCTCCCCTGGAAGTTTTTAACGATGGAAGTAAATACTTTTGCACCGTCTTTTCCACCTAAGATTTCTTCTATTGCCCTTTCTGGGTGGGGCATCATTCCCGCAACATTTCCTTTATCGTTGCAAATTCCGGCAATATCAAATGAAGAGCCGTTTGGATTGTCGCTATAGGTAAATAAAATTTGGTTGTTTTCTTTTAGTTTTTTATACTCATCTTTGGATACATAGTAATTACCGTCACCGTGAGCTATTGGCAAAGTAATTTCTTCATTCCTTTTATATTTATTGGTAAACGCTGTGCTATTGTTAGCCACATTCAACTTTTGACGTTTGCAGATAAATTTAGTGCTGTTGTTTTTCATCAGAGCTCCTGGAAGCAACCCGCTTTCTAATAGTATTTGAAAGCCGTTACAAATTCCAATTACTAGCCCTCCTCTTTCAGCAAACTTTATTACAGCTTCCATGATAGGGGAAAATCTTGCAATTGCACCACTACGAAGATAGTCCCCATAGGAAAACCCACCAGGCAAAATAATACAATCAACATCTTTTGGCAAAGAAGTATCTTTGTGCCACAGCAGCCTACAATTATGTCCTAAGCTTTCCACAGCATACTGAGCATCCTTATCACAGTTTGAACCAGGGAAAACTATCACCGCAAACTTCATGGCTACTCCTCCTCCACTGTAAACTGATAATCCTCTATAGCTGGGTTAGCCAATAGTTTTTGACAAATTTCTTCTAATTGATTTTTGGCTTGCTCTTTATTTTCACAGTCTAGCTTTAAGCAAAACTCTTTTCTTTGTTCAACATCTTTAACGCTATTATAGCCTAAGCTTTTTACAGCACTGTGTACCGCCTGAGCTTGTGGATCTAAAATCCCTTTTCTGTATTGCACAGTTACTTTGCCGGTGTACATTAGCTAAGCCTCCCCTTAATTCTGTTGAATATTTCGGTGTACTTATCAGTAACAGAGCCTTTATCCTGTCTAAATATATCTTTATCTAAGCTTTCCATGGTGTCTTTATCCCATAAACGGCAGGTATCTGGAGATATTTCATCAGATAAAATTAACTCGCCATCATTGGTGACCCCAAACTCCAATTTATAATCAACTAACACAACATTTATATCATCAAAAAACTTCTTCAATACCTCATTTACTTTTAAAGTAATTTTTTCCATCTTATCAACCTGCTCCTCGGTTGCTAAGTTCATTAATCTAATATGCTCTTTATTGATTAGAGGGTCTTTTAAGTCGTCATTTTTATAGAAAAACTCCAGCAACGGAAACGGCATTTCCATCTTTTGCTCTAAGCCTAAACGACGGCATATACTACCAGCGGCATAGTTCCTGACAACCACCTCAACCGGCAAAATTTCAACCTTCTTTACTAACATTTCATTTTCTGAAACCTGCTTTACAAAATGGTTATTTACCCCTTGCTCTTTCAGGTAGTCAAATAATAATGCTGATATTTTGTTGTTTAACTTTCCTTTGTCTTGCTCACTGCCAACTTTGTCTCCGTCACCGGCAGTTAGGGCATCGGTATATTCCAACCATAAAATATCGCTGTCGTCTGTATAATAAACCTTTTTAGCTTTTCCTCTATATAACTCATCCAACTTTTTCACTTAAAAAACCTCCCTAGTTTTTAAATGTTTAGCTTAGCAAAAATATTGTCAACCTCTTTTGTGCAGTATCCCAAATCGAATATTCCCTCTAAATCTTCTTTGCTAATTTTACCAGCTAACTCGTCATCATCCATAAGTAAATCTTTAAAGTCTTTCTTTTGCTGCCAAGCCTCCATGGCATACTTTTGTACGATATCATAAGCTTTTTCTCTTTTTAATCCTTTTTTAACTAAGAAAAGTAATACCCTTCCTGAAAAAGTTAAATTATAACTCTTCGCTATATTTCTAGCCATGTTTTCAGGATAAACATGTAAATCTGAAATTATCCTAGTAAGCTTAACCAGCATATAATCAACTAGGATGGTGCTGTCCGGCACAATTACTCTTTCCACTGAGGAGTGGGAAATATCTCTTTCATGCCATAAAGCTTGATTTTCCATCGCCGAAATTGAATTACTTCTTACAACTCTTGCCAAGCCACAAAGTTGTTCACAATTAACCGGATTTCTTTTATGTGGCATAGCAGAAGACCCCTTTTGCCCGGCATAAAATGGTTCTTCAACTTCACGGGTTTCTGTTTTTTGTAAGCTTCTTATTTCCAAGGCAATCTTTTCGATGCTTCCAGCTACAATAGCTAGCGTTGTCAAAAACTGAGCATGTCTATCTCTTTGTAGTATTTGTGTGGAAATAGGAGAGGCATTTAACCCTAGTTCTTGGCAAACTAATTGTTCCACCTCTGGAGCAATATTGCCATAGGTACCTACTGCCCCTGAAAGCTTGCCATATCTCATATTTTCTATGGCTTGATCAAGCCTTTCAAGATTGCGCTCCATCTCTGCATACCAAAGGGCAAATTTAAGCCCTAAAGTTGTTGGTTCAGCGTGGACTCCATGGGTTCTTCCCATCATTACTGTGTACTTGTACTCATTGGCTTTGTCTTTAAGTGATTCCATTAGCCTCCTAAGCTCTGCCACAATCATATCTCCAGCTTCTACCATTAGCATCGCCATGGCAGTATCCACAACATCTGATGATGTTAGTCCGTAGTGAACATATTTGGACTCTTCGCCCAAACTTTCTGCAACACAACGAGTAAAAGCTATTACATCATGTCGAGTTTGTTGTTCTATCTCTAAAATCCTTTCAACAGAAAAAGAGGCGTTTTTTTCAATTTTTTCTACATCCTCAGCTGGAATAACACCTAGTTTCACCCATGCCTTACAAGCAGCTATTTCAACATCAAGCCACTTTTGGAATTTGTTTTCCAAACTCCATATTTTCGCCATTTTTTCTCTTGAATATCTCTCAATCATTAAAGTTCC
This genomic interval from Proteinivorax tanatarense contains the following:
- the purH gene encoding bifunctional phosphoribosylaminoimidazolecarboxamide formyltransferase/IMP cyclohydrolase, with the protein product MNIKRALISLWDKKGAEELAKSLQKMGVEIVSTGNTARFLKDSGVSVTPVEEVTGSPEILDGRVKTLHPKIHGGILAKESEAHQGELDKLDIKRIDLVAVNLYPFTEVIKSKDTDLDTALENIDIGGPTMVRAAAKNYNKCIVLVDTQDYSLILDKLKTQGDISKELRKELAVKAFSHTAQYDGAITEYLSGGKFLSILAEKKDTLRYGENPHQQADVFVNSSDTSASLLNATKISGKQLSYNNYNDADAALNAVMEFGSKKPAVVAVKHATPCGIAQGENLKSAFINARKCDEKSIFGGIVAVNTEVDESTAKEMNKIFLEIIIAPSFTKEALEVLQKKKNLRLLKVDFSKGEASCELKSINGGLLRQSKNQSRFLTKDITVACGELPKDKMDEVMFAYKSVKHVKSNAIAVTKGTSTVGLGCGATKRIDAACKALEQAKENGGGEILASDAFFPFEDVVNIAADYKIKYILQPGGSKNDDLSIEACRKHGITLIMTGMRHFKH
- the purN gene encoding phosphoribosylglycinamide formyltransferase, yielding MKKLVVMASGRGSNFATILDYIAKGEINGKVTALIVDKACGAEKIARENNIPVFKLKDKEFSQELIEILNKVSPHYILLAGFMRILKKEVVDCYKNKIINIHPSLLPAFPGLNAIHQALDYGVKVTGCTVHFVDNKLDHGPIIAQEAVTIAESDCVKSLLVKIQQKEHKLYPQVVKLLCKDKITIKNRTVYVKEETS
- the purM gene encoding phosphoribosylformylglycinamidine cyclo-ligase, with the protein product MKFNYKSSGVDIDKADKMVDTYSDLAKSTNTEGVVGGLGGFGGMFQLDTSKYGQPILVSGTDGVGTKLELAIKHNAHGVVGQDVVAMCVNDIITCGAKPLFFLDYLAVGKLDPNTVKQLLEGITAACKKSEMALVGGETAEMPGFYAPSKYDVAGFSVGVVEKDQIIDGSKCKEKDVLIGIASTGIHSNGFSLVRKLIEHYPQLEEHIEDILTPTEIYVPVVKKLLEKLEIKAMAHITGGGLVNNIPRVLPEGLSCVVYTDKIKTPEIFAKMQKLGEIDVKEMYTTFNMGVGYVVVVSELEADKALKIIQAAGYDATQIGELVAGGKKVILK
- the purF gene encoding amidophosphoribosyltransferase, which gives rise to MKDNLDRMPEECGVFGVFGAKDVAPSLYYGLISLQHRGQESAGVVVSDGKQLKSHKGVGLVDEVFKDFASSQYKGHLGIGHVRYSTSGGGSIENCQPLLFNCKLGQAALAHNGNLVNAQTLRHQLEQQGSIFHSTNDSEVIAHLLSRASSDDLEGAIASALGQVRGAYSLLLMTEDKLIAIRDPLGIRPLVLGRKDDQYIVASESCALDIVGAKLVREIEPGEMLTISSEGLEWDNILYSKKRAFCSFEYIYFSRPDSDFMGKNVHTVRKNLGKVLAKYHPAKGDIVTGVPDSSLSAAAGLAEGLGIPYESALIRNRYVGRTFIKPSQEGRIAGVNLKLNVINSVIKGKKVIMVDDSIVRGTTSRKIVEMLKQGGAKEVHVRISAPPVTHPCHLGIDTSSQGELLAANSSLEEMTKAIKADSLAFLTPKELLEGVGVKDGLCDACFTGKYPVKMGCCK
- the purL gene encoding phosphoribosylformylglycinamidine synthase subunit PurL: MANVWETVGLTKHEYETICQHLDRKPNDLELNMYGVLWSEHCSYKHSKPLLKHFPTKGEKVVQGPGENAGIIDIGDNKGLAFKIESHNHPSAVEPFQGAATGVGGIVRDIFSMGARPVAILNSLRFGNINSARTQYLIEGVVSGISHYGNCLGIANVGGEVYFDESYQQNPLVNAMCLGLVDLDKIKKGTAEGVGNLVMLVGASTGRDGIAGASFASADLEEDTESSRPQVQVGDPFMEKLLLEACLELIDNENVVGVQDLGAAGLTSACCEMAERSGTGMKINLDNVHLRERNMNATEIMLSESQERMLYVVKPEGVEDVKKSFKKWDLSASVIGEVTEDGIISMYHKGKLEGKIPAESITEGVPVRQPESKKPKYIEEMPKEPSSLGEFDHNKMWTDLISHPNVASKRWVYQQYDQHVGANTVISPGQNAGVFRIKGTNKGIGVTTDCNPQYPYLSPYNGGMNVVLEAYRNLSATGITPAAVTDCLNFPNPEDSENYWVYSNVIKGMAEATKILDTPVVGGNVSLYNEGPTHKILPTPVVGMVGIVEDIKKITTPAFKKEGDLLYIVGNLNYNLSGSLAQNIVNGKVEGEIDRPNLVKEKSISKKLISSIANGIVKSALDISQGGLAVAVMKSSVKGNLGAELSIQADELNQILYGEHGGYLVSISPEHKEQFEQSMENVVQLGKTVKEGIYLKNSGRNLIALDVAKISDIYNNVLQGVMDGER
- the purQ gene encoding phosphoribosylformylglycinamidine synthase subunit PurQ encodes the protein MKFAVIVFPGSNCDKDAQYAVESLGHNCRLLWHKDTSLPKDVDCIILPGGFSYGDYLRSGAIARFSPIMEAVIKFAERGGLVIGICNGFQILLESGLLPGALMKNNSTKFICKRQKLNVANNSTAFTNKYKRNEEITLPIAHGDGNYYVSKDEYKKLKENNQILFTYSDNPNGSSFDIAGICNDKGNVAGMMPHPERAIEEILGGKDGAKVFTSIVKNFQGRV
- the purS gene encoding phosphoribosylformylglycinamidine synthase subunit PurS, producing MYTGKVTVQYRKGILDPQAQAVHSAVKSLGYNSVKDVEQRKEFCLKLDCENKEQAKNQLEEICQKLLANPAIEDYQFTVEEE
- the purC gene encoding phosphoribosylaminoimidazolesuccinocarboxamide synthase produces the protein MKKLDELYRGKAKKVYYTDDSDILWLEYTDALTAGDGDKVGSEQDKGKLNNKISALLFDYLKEQGVNNHFVKQVSENEMLVKKVEILPVEVVVRNYAAGSICRRLGLEQKMEMPFPLLEFFYKNDDLKDPLINKEHIRLMNLATEEQVDKMEKITLKVNEVLKKFFDDINVVLVDYKLEFGVTNDGELILSDEISPDTCRLWDKDTMESLDKDIFRQDKGSVTDKYTEIFNRIKGRLS
- the purB gene encoding adenylosuccinate lyase, translated to MIERYSREKMAKIWSLENKFQKWLDVEIAACKAWVKLGVIPAEDVEKIEKNASFSVERILEIEQQTRHDVIAFTRCVAESLGEESKYVHYGLTSSDVVDTAMAMLMVEAGDMIVAELRRLMESLKDKANEYKYTVMMGRTHGVHAEPTTLGLKFALWYAEMERNLERLDQAIENMRYGKLSGAVGTYGNIAPEVEQLVCQELGLNASPISTQILQRDRHAQFLTTLAIVAGSIEKIALEIRSLQKTETREVEEPFYAGQKGSSAMPHKRNPVNCEQLCGLARVVRSNSISAMENQALWHERDISHSSVERVIVPDSTILVDYMLVKLTRIISDLHVYPENMARNIAKSYNLTFSGRVLLFLVKKGLKREKAYDIVQKYAMEAWQQKKDFKDLLMDDDELAGKISKEDLEGIFDLGYCTKEVDNIFAKLNI